The genomic segment ATTCCACTTCTTTGTTCATGTTCTCTTATAAAATGATACTGAGTATCGATATGTCTGCTTCTATAATGAAAGACTGAATTTTTTGCCAGGGAAATTGCTAATAGATTGTCAATATAGAGTTATGTGAGACTGTCATGTGAAAATCCCAAGTACTTAAAAACATTTTGTAGTTAGATACCATGACAGACAGTTGAGCTGACAGTAACATACTtggcttcacaagtttatagtGTCACAATTGCTTGTTTCTTTGACGACCAGGTAAATGTTGTGTCTTCTATAAAGAATGTGAACCTagttgtgctttttttttttttataaatccaaGTCACGTCCCAAATCAATATCAAAGTAGTTAACAAGTTTGAAATCTTCACAACATGAGTAGAACAAACCATTATTAAAAGAGCCTTTTATGTAGCAAAGAATTCCTTTGGCTATATTTAGACGAGTCAAGGGTCTCCATGTATCTTTTAACTAGCCCAATTCTATAAATTATACCTGGTTTGGTACAAGTCAAGTATCTTAAGCTTTCAACCAGACTTTTGAAGTAGGTAAGATCTATATCTTCATACTTATTTTTCCTCAACTCCAATCCTGTCTCAACTGGAGTTGTCACATGGTTGCAATTCTTCATCCTAAACTTCTTCAAAATCTCTTTCGCATAGTTGCTTTAGAAGATAAGGATTCCTTTCTTGTTTTGCACACTTTTTATTTCAAGGAAATGAGTCATTTGGCCCATATCCGTCATCTTAAATTCTTTGGCCATGCTCCTTTTTAAAGCGTCAAACATATCTGGATTATTACCCAtgaatattaaattatcaatatataagcAAACCATTATTACACTTCTATCTGTCTCCTTCTTCATATATAATTCTtgctcataaatatatttttcaaaatcattcttCTAAAAGTAGTCATCAATCCTCATATTCCAAGCATAAAGGGTTAGCTTCATACTATAAAGGGCTTTTTTCAGCTTGTACACCTTATTTTGTACCTTATTTTGTCTTCCTTTTTTCATATATTCAAGTGGTTGATCAATATAGATTTGTTCTTCAAGAAATCCATGTAATTAGAAATGttgatttcatattttaattggTAAATCTTCCATCTATTTGATGCAGCTAGTGAGATCAATAATATAATAGTCTCAAATCTAGTAACGAGGGAAGGACTTTCCCATAATATTTTTGCTTGTACCTTTTTGCTATAAGTCTAACCTTGCACCTCTAAACTTCttcatgaacattttttttgtcttgtaaaTCCACTTGACTCCAATAGTCTTGTATATTTTTGGTAGAGTAGTCAACTCCCATATGTTGTTCCTCTTAATGGATTGAATCTCCTCATCCATAACTATTCTtcatttgttttaattgttagCATTCTCAAAGCTAATAAGATCATTGGTTAATAGCATACATTATAGATTAACATACTCGTctatcaattatatattataataaaaaccatCTAAGGTACGAGCTCCTCAAGGCTTCATGTTTAAAAAACCATGTTGGATTGGTGATGCATCTTCATTCCTTTATAGTGAGGGATCACTACATGGAGGTGTATACTAGTCTCTAGGTATTTGTGGctctatattatctttttttatatgtgcaggttcttctttttcttcttcaagcaTCAATTCTGCATTTTTTATTCTAGTTTCaaggtttattttctttaaaaatgacatcctaactgaaaataacttttttagtgATGGGATTGTATAACTGATATCCTATAGTTCTATCATCGTATCCAACAAGAATACACTTCTCTCTTTTATCTTTAAGCATTGTTCTTCTTAAATCTAGGATTTTACTGTAAGCTATTGAGTTAAACACTTTAAGATGACTCATACTAGTCTTATGAGTATTCCAAACTTTATGTGGTGTCTTAATATCAAGGTTCTTGGTAGGACATCAGTTGAGAAAATATAGCATACACATCATTGCTCTAAACATTTTGTGAGTCAtcttaaaggataaaaatatttttgaccaTGTTAAGGATTGTGCGGTTCTTTCTCTCGGTTACAGCATTCAACTGAGAGGTGCATGCTGAtgtaaactaatttttaattcCTTATTTCCTAAGGACTTATTGGAAAGCTTCTGTAGTGCATTTTCCCTCTTGATCTGATTAAAGTGAGTTGATGTAATAGCCACTCTAGCTCTCCATAAgagctttaaattatttaaacttgttaaaCACCTTTgactttgttttaataaaatagactCAAGTTTTTCtgttaaaattatcaataaaaatgaGGAAGTATTGATTCTATCCATTTGAAACCAGGTCCAAAAAACCACACACACATGTGTGTAGTAGCTGGAGGAAAGTCTTAGATCTCCAGTCGACTTGCATTCCAAAGCTATTTATATGTTGCTTGCTCATAACACAACTTCCATATATCTCATTTGGATATTGGATGTAGGGTAGGTCGTATaccatttttttccttcctaaTTCCTTCAAGCTTTCAAAACTAAGGTGTCCATACCTCAAATACCACAACCGGTCTTTATTGTTGTTGAATGCATTCAAATACTTTGGCGTTTCATGATGGATGGAAAGAGATAACATTCGATTAATTTTCCTAGAAAATCAAAGATTAGCTTCCCCGAGCATTTGAGATCAATATCTGCTTGTTTCCAAGGCTAATCTGGTAGCCTTTCTCCACAAGTTATCTAAGACTCAAAATATCAGTCTTCATACCAGGAACATAAAAGACATTGGAGAGATCATTGAATGATATCTCTCCCTGAACTTTctcatcaaattcaataaataaattctctCTATCGATCATATGATTACTAGCACTAGAATTAAGATACCAAATATTTGGGTCTTGTTTAGTTGAGTTGTGTGCCATCAAGTTCAATGATTCTTCATTAGCTGGTTCAACTTTTACAAGATTAGCCTCCTCACTAACATTTTTTATTGGTAGTCTTTCCTAATACTCATTGCTATAATGACCATATTTCTCACAATTATAACATTGAGAAtttcttttgtcaaagttttgaTGGTTATTGTAACCACCTTTTCTTCCAAGTCATTTTTCTCATACtatattttattgttcatgTACTTCTCTTATGAATCCTTTTGTTCCCCGACCTTCTCCTATGAATTTAGAATATTTAGATCCTTTTCTGCTAGGTCTTTGACCTTGTTTTTAGTAAGATGCCCCTATTTTCTTGTATCTTCTTTTAGTTAATGATAGTTTTAACTGTAGGGCTTGctctaatattttttcattgcttcTTCTATTAATCTTTTACTTATGGGTTTGTAGTGAACCCATAAGTTCTTCAATAGATATTCCTTccaaatcttttatttcttcCGAGGAAACAACTATAATAAGACTTTAGATCCAAAGATCTCCAAATATTTTCAGAAATCCTCATGTATTCAAAATTCTCTATAttccttttgatttgattttacaCCATTATAATTTGAGTATGGAATTCAAAAATTGATCTTAAAGGTTTCATTTGTAAAGCTTCAAGTTCTCCTTATAATGTTTGAAGACGAACACATTTTACTTTATAAACAACTTGTATGTTTTCCTTAACCTTTCCCAAACTTCTTTTGATGTCATTGTGAAGCTACTATCTCAAATACAACTTCATCAAGACCTTATTAGATAATGGACTTCACCTTGTTGTTCCTTATTCTATCAGCACACATGATTGTTCTTTTATCATCATGCAAGGATGTTTCCCTAAATGAGACGTCTTCAAACCCATCTTCCATAATATCTAAGACATCTTAAGAACCTAGGAGAGCTCTCATTTGAATGCATTAATTGTCATAATTCTCCTTTGTCAACTTTGGGATGAGTACTTGTGTTATTTCATTGGCCATTGCTCTTGACTTTATCAAAACAAGTCTTTAAATTGAGATTTTACAAAAATGACTTTACTAATGAGTATGTAACAATCGAACGTGGGTAGGAAGGATTGTTATGTAATTTTTAGAACTTTTGAGGTAGTTATTGAATTTTTGGAACATTTAGggtagttttgaaattttagaaaatataggGTTCATTAtgcaatttctaaaatttttaggGACTTATTAAAACTCTAGAAACTTTTGggtctttttatgatttatgaaACTTAAACggctattttataaattttagaaactttaggggttattataaaatttatgaaattgttggggttgttttgaaattattaaaaattcaaactggtttttttggttttcttctcCGGTGACAATGTTGTTTTCTGGTGAAACTTTGGGAGGCTCATAGAGACTTGTCTGGACTCTGTTTGGACTTATTTTTTACTCATTGTGAAGTGCTATTCGCATATTCAAAATATAGtcttgaataatttaatttctagataaaaaaatcaagaacacctttgtttttgctttttaggCTCTGATATCACCATTAGGTAGAGTGGATGGTTGAGGTCACAAGTGGTGTTTTTCTTTATAAGAGCAATATTCATCCAAACAAACATTAGATTTAGAaatctttctattttatttcccGGAAAGTGGCTTTCGgaaaaccacttttcaaactttcctgtgtttgtttgccattaagaaagttggtcaacgacaAACACTTTCCgaaaaaccactttccaaactttcctgtgtttgtttgtcattaaaaaagttggtcaacggaaaacactttccagtcaaaggaaaatttggcttggattttccaaactttcctgtgtttgtttgctattagaaaagttggtcaacgaaaaatattttctggttaacggaaaacactttccagtcaaaggaaaatttggcttagttttcaggaaagtgttttccttttattttggatggaaaacactttccagaagttgtgaaaaatttagaaatgtcatattatttgctgattatatcaaatttggtccttaaacttttgattgctatatatattttgttttgaatatttgtttttcaatttcatcccttagaatttaatttttatattaactttggtcctcatttttataattgttatttgattttcccttatcattttttaattgaaattttttatctatcaaatttggtcctcattcttttgattgttacttattttatttgaaataatttattaaatgttaattattattattttaatttcttcatcttttaatttttagatttgatctctattattttgattattacttattttatttaatataatttatgaaattatattttttttcaatttcattctcattcaactttttaatttgtaagatttgttcttcattattttaataaacttgagaaaaaataaaacattgataaattattttccaactcattttccatgacataaccaaacactagaaagtgttttccaacttatttttcattatattaccaaatatcggaaaataattcactttctcgaaattcactttttaaaaaaaaactactttccagcaaacaaacaggcCTAACATACAAGTTTTACAACTCTTATAATATCTCTCTTTCTAACACTTTTGGCTCCCCACACTTTATACATTCAAAATACACGTTGATTTATAAGTGGAATGATAAACTATCATTTTCATTTCTATCTaactttcaggttttttttttctaacattcaACTAACATCATCATCTAACATTCTAGCCAATAACCATTATTGAATGTGGTTTTCTCACTGACAAAGAAAATCTTGTACTAGTCAAGTTTACTGATCAACATAATTCAGGTGTTCAAATAATCGTGGTAAGGTGAGGACAAGAGGGGCAGAACcgtaaaatgaaattaaaggggtcaaaatttcattttttctattttttgaactaaaactataaatattgtTGGGTGGGGCTGGgtgttattaaaaacaattaacctAAAACGCCATGTTCTTCTCTCTAAACTCTAacctctttaaaaatatataattaaaaatatattttagcaaTTAAATCAATCGTGAAAATCTGAAGCAATTTTAGGAAATTTACAAGCAATTTTTCTAGAATTGCTTCAACTTTCCAGAATTGATGCAATTTTCTACAATTACTTAATGCTCCCAAGGATGCTATTCATTTCAATCAATTACGTATATTAACTCATCATCATTACAATTACaagccaaatatatatatatatatatatatatatatatatatatatatatatatatatatatagtagaagaagaagagagaatcaTTGTCGCCCTTTTCTTAAAGAGGAAAATGGAGATTAAGGTTATGTTCTTCCCCAATTGATTGTCTATGAATATTTGGGATTTAATTTAAGTGGTTCTGCactcttttatttattctttttttttcaaatgaatttaATGGGTTTAAAGTGTGTGACTTCGATCTTTTATGCacaatttctttattattgaCAACATGTGAGTAATATTGGCTGATCGTTAATTAGTCTGCTGATCTTTTTGTTGCACGCAGGAGTTCTAGCAGGTTGATAAATCTCGAGGGAGGAACGTAGATTACAAGCCCATAGgtggaaaactttttttttcttttccaacgaTATTTCAGAAAGAGCTCTCGAGCAGGTGAGCCATCGGCATCCCATTCCAATAGTTTTGCTGGTGACGATACGAGACACAGGCCACTTTACATGATTTTCCGGGTAGAATATTACCCTTTTAAATTATACTATAATTATGATAGTAGAAGAGTACATTACACCGATACATAATTATGCAAAGCCAGTCTAAAGACAATGACCCCTCTCTTTAAATACTATATATGCTCccctcctttatatatatatatatatatatatatatatataatttcaggACAAAGCAACCAGCCAAAACCAGATTCCCAATTTCAAGAGCAGGAGGTGGGAAGAAATTagataaaaacaagaaagtaaAGTTCAAAAAGATGAGACATTCCAAGACTTAACAGGTCTCCGGCATGAAATATCTCAAGCGCTGAGTGGCTAAGGCTTCTTGAACATGTGAATGTGAAAAGGGTTGGGCGGCGCGCGAGcgcagtgtgtgtgtgtactgTGTGCTCTGCAACAAGTTTACCCCATTCAAAATGAATCCATCTTTCCAGAATGATGAAAATCAAgtaataaagataataattgGTCCATTTCTTGACTAATCATTAGATTGCTTGGATACCATTGTTAatgtctaaatatttttaatctagaGAATATGCGCTCATGCTCCCGTGCAAGTGTATATACACGAGGATATGTTCTTGCGTGCGcgtgtatatgtatatatataaagggatATGAATATGaagaaaactttaaaaatatataaatcaatatatatataatggtatGATTTATTATTGGATTCAAAATTACAATCATAATTCAAGGTCTCACAATctttttccctgtttttttcatttatttatttatctagtgaaaatcatatagaaagaaaagtatCTAGCCACAAgattaaaaatttcataaaacaaaGATCATAGTTCTCATTTTTAAGAATAACTAGTGCATAAACTAATACACAAAGCACatgcaaaatcatgaaaaaaaaaaacatctctcAACATGCGcaacaaattaagaagaaaGTGATTGAGAGTGtggcaataaatatttttaaaaatatattaaaataatatattttttaaaaaattagttttaataatattaaaaatatttatttaaaataaaaaaataacattttaaaataaaaaaaccgggTTTGGATTTACATATGCCAATAACCAAATAAGGGCAAGCAGACGACAGCGGCAATCTGCAAAAACTGAAGGTTCATGAAAGTGCCAAAGGCACATACACAAAAACAAAGTGTAATTATTAATACAGAGCCCAGCATTAAGTCGCTTGTGGGTCCATCCAAAACAAAGAGACACGAGGACCCGACTTAGGATACCCCACAATTCCCGCGTAAAATAAAGTTCCCTACAGAAAAAAAGGAGGAGGTGATTTTCACTATAGAAGATTGCAATAATACACCTATAAAAAGggattatttatataataataatccatCAAAAGAAAAGGTCTGTTGTCTGCAAAGAAGCACGAACTTCACCCGTGACGGGAGGCTTTTGCATCCTTTTGAAATAGGACTCGTTTCTCAAAATGTAGGCCAGACAgctattaagatttttattttatatttattttttttttcaaaataaatccaGAAAATAACGGATTCAGAATCATCTATTGTATTGGATTCTTTGCTTTGTTTCTTATATAATCTTCTTAACTTCAAAAATTAAGAATGGTTAGGGCAGGAGGAACAGGTAATGAATAAAAGTTAGAAGATTAGAAGCTCTAATTAGCACACCAGATTCTCAGAATTGCCATTTTTATACATGAACTAACAAAACCAGCTCTAATCTGATATAACACCTACATATATTATGGATCATTAAACAAAACATTTCTTTAATGGAAATTGACAAAGTTGAAGAAACAGGGTGGCATCCATCTTCTATCTCACTGCCGCAAACCCTTTCTCCTTCCTCGCATGATTCTTCAACTCACCACCTGCACACATTCACATGCTTAAACCCTCTTGTTATCATGAAAAACCTACGCATCTTTTTcccttcaaaaaatataacagacTAACTCAACGTTGTGcgttcttttaagaaaaaatcttaGATTTCTCTGTGAAAGGTAACAGAGCACGCaaacaaaacaaggaaaaaaacaaaacactgcTGCGTGAGCAGTTTCTAGGTCTGAGGCACCAACCGATGAATGCAACTGGAAGTAACGGACATGGCATGCAGGCATTAAAACCCAAGGCAGTTTCGTTTACTAAACTCACAAGAGAGAAACTGCTGGCTACTTAATTAGCCATTTCGTAACTTACAGACTATGTGCCGCCATGAAACAGGAGAAGGGGAATCAAGGCTGGCTATTAGCTAATTATTATATAGCAAGAACAATTAGATTATATATGTATTCTTgatgaaatcaattaattaataaggATCAACACATGATggggaagaaataaaaagaaagtaaagattAAAGAAATGTGATATACCTTGAGGCTTACAATTTGGTGGATCTTCAAAGAGTGATAAAGAAAGTTGCTTATGAGCAACCCCAATGTCAAACAAAATAAGTCCTGATCCTGGATCATCAACTATGATATCTTTAACTGGTAGCCAAAGAAAGAGTTCTTCTTGAGACAAACCGACAACCCCTGAGAGACTACGATAAGTGAGATTAGCCCTCACCACGCTTTCAAAGAAGACCCTATTCTCATACTTGGTCAAGCATGGACCATCAAGGAACACCTCTAAGTAGCCATCTTCAGACAGGGTGTAGGACTTGACTTCTTTGGGGAGGAGACCAGCTGGTAACCCCTTTGAGATAAGAAGGTCATGGATTGAAGAGGAGAAGGAGAGTCGTGGAGAGAAAAGGACGAGCAAGCTTAGTGTGCAGAAAAAGACTATTCTGGTCCTGGTGTTAAAGATGGCCATGGATGTTTGTCTAGAGAGTAaagagcagagagagagagagagagagagagggtttaAGGGGTGGTTTTTGGGCTGGAAAGTAGAAGAACTGTTTTAAAAAAGGGAGGGTTAGAGAGGCGGAGTTACTGAAGTGGCCATGGTTGTTGGTGGCTGGGACCAAAATGCGTTTGATTAGGAgcttttaaatgttttgtaatTTATCAAGTAATGAGCCTTAATTATAGATGTTGTTGGGTCTGCTGTTGATTGTTTATGGAAGTGTCATTTGATGCCTTGcttgatgtttttatttgattgtcttgtaAGGACCAAGACCTCCTTAAGTTATGCACCTAAGAATATCTTCCATAATTGTGAGAGCAACGTCTTGTTCATAAGTAGAGGtgtaattaaattacattattaatcaattcaaaatcaatttcttcATGTAGATCCTCTTAACTTCAAAAAATGCTCTTTAAATATTGGGCTGGTatcaatttttccttttaataaattttctctTATCCCCAAACACTCAATTGGGCTTGTGGATGGACAATTTCTTAACATAAAAGGCGTTATTTCCTATAAAAAGAGTAAATTAAATTCAGATGAAATTCATGACCAAATACAGATGAAAAAACTTAATTGGGAATTCATGAAACTTAAAGAGATAAGATtgatgtaaatatttatttgggtTTAAATTGAGGctacttatataattaaatgatattctTAAAGCCCtcgggagaaagaaaaaaagaagtgaaaattTGAAATCTACCCTTATTTTCTTCCATCACGCAAGGGAAGGAATAATCACGATAGGTACTTAGTATTAGAACCAAAGTTTTCACACGTACTCTTTATGTCTCGTGTCTTCTAATACTCTACATTTAACTTacaagcataagcaagaaaatCTTCTTACACCATGAAACCATGCTCAACAAGTcgtaaagaaacaagaaaagtgAACCCTAGTGGATCCCATATGAGGATTCTATCTATATATTAATAGCTCGatttatttctccttttctccttttcttttttacgcATGGTGTCGACCTGGATTTATGTGATGTTGTGTGTGGTACTAGGATTCCACAATATTGTCgacctttttttcttaattatgaaACCAATATACTTAACAAATATTGGTATGTAGTGAATTttattctataatattattgatgattaCTGGaagtttatatggtcgttaattttagaatctgtaaaattagttgaggtacatACAAGCTAATCCGAATAcccatattattaataataaaaaaatattagtctaTGAggcaattaatttttcaaaataagctTCAATGGCCTTGGAGAATGATCATAAAATCTATGGCCTACTTAGTAGCACCGTAAAATGTGTACATTGGTCCAAGTAGAATTGATACATTGATAAAACCTAATTAGCAAATCCCATGCATGCCTCATAATCTTGGTGGTTGGTACTCTAATTATTTGATTCAAAAGTTGCTTGTCAAAGAATTAAAAGTACTGCAATGATGAAAATCTCTGTAGCTAATTCCCCCCATCGCAAGCAAACTTTCAATAATTTATCTACAAAAAAATCTTGGATTGTGCAGTGTTTATAGCTGTAGTAAtagttacttttaaaatatttttattttaaaatatattgaaataatatatataattttatttttcacatctaaacattaaaatgatttaaaaatataaaataataacaataatttaaagtaaaaaaatagattttttaaaaaatcagtatCACGCCGAAATAATAAACAGGTTCTAAAAACATGCAAACAACACTTATTTAAGTTGCTCCTAATATAGAGAAGAAATCAATCTAGCAAAGGCCACTTTAGTCAATTAGCACAGATCATGGAGTCCAAGGAGGAGGTAAATGGAGCAGATGCAGTAAAAAAGGCACTCCTTTGAAGGTCACCTTCAGGCCGGTTCTGCAGCTAAATGAAGggtaaaaaaaggttaaatttaTCAACTTCTGTCCTCAGTTATGATTCTATCCACTttctttgtatatttattttcttagccTCAGATCTGGCTGACCACTAAAATGAAGAAACAAGTGTATCATGTGTCAGTGCTCAACAGTGTTCTGCACATGGAGAAATTAATCCGAGTTTTTAAACTTAATAGAATGGATGAAGTAACTCATTTTATaatcgtgtttttaaaatttttgatttttttgatttttaattgtttttttatatttttaaatcattttaatatgttaatgttaaaaataaattaaaaaaaataaaaatattactttaatatttttctaaataaaaaaacattttaaaaaacagccCCTACCATATTCTTAAATAAACCTTAGAACTTGCTAGGGATTATTTGAGATTGTGTTCCAAacgatgtttttaaaaaattaaaattatttttgttaaaaattaattttttatatttttggatcgttttaatatataatatcaaaaataatttttataaaataaaaaataatattattttaatatattttaaaatgaaaaactagGAATCTCATGCTTCCTCTTAtatctataaaataataataataacgttAGTTTTCCTAGTTTTTAAACCATGAGCCTTAATAAGTTTTAACTGTTATTAATATGTTATAtcagtttatatataattgagatTAAGTCTTTTtcccaataattttaaaattaataattgaatGAACCGAGTCTTTTGTCTTGAATAAGACCCCAAGAGGGTCGATAAGCATATGACGAGGAGTGAGTGAGGACTGGAGGGGTGGAGTACAAGCCATGCTTTGCTGTCTCTGAAGAGTCCATTGTGACGCTGTTTTTAGGACAAAAGTTTCCCAAAAATAATGATTATGTAACGCGTGGGTTTTCTTACTAGGTGTCCCTAGGCCCTAGCTATATGATTTGACACACGTGGACCAAAGGCTTAACCTGTAACCTAGTGTATATGTGGTTTTATGTCGTCTTTCTCGGTGGATATCTAAGAGAACCAAACCTGCTGAAGCACGTAGCCTGTTAAAGATGGCCCACGTGTGGCTTATGTAGGTCCCCCACTCGTGACTTATGCCTGACCTcttctgtgattttttttttaattattggacTGACATGCAAAGCTAAATAATACGGagggcttctttttttttttttaattattggacTGACATGCAAagctaaaaatattgaatgggATATTCTTTTTGCTCGCTTttgtaattaagaaaaatcaatgtagaattagtaattttttttataaaaaaaaaatcttggtaaTGTACTATAACCATAATAACCAAGATTAAAATCGGATAATATGTGATTAAATGTTTATGACAATTAACTCGAAGTTATTCTCAAGAAAGGTGTAGTTATTATTGTCaaaatatgtttaatttattctaataagagtatataaaatataaaaagactgTTTAAGATAAGTTTAGAGTATAtacagttttaaaattataaatatgtaaaataaaatttaaaataaatatgctttcaacataaatataataaaaagaatactaCCATGCATATTAAGTATATAATCAAACTtgcaataaatataatattaaagtcCTAGCATATAtactaacaataaaaataacaatgcttaaattaaaatacaaaaaagtaattacttgTTAAATCACtttaaatgaatgaaatttttgttgttttcaagcatgaataatttatcattaagaTTTTATTGCTCCTTATTTAAACAATTAGGATATTATAATCTATCTCTGAAGATTTCAATATCTTCATTTTAGTTTAAATGTACTTGTAAATAAGGTTATTCACGAAAGTAAAAGAACTTAAATATCTCGTAACAAAGTATATCCATAAACTCtaactttaaagaaaaaaatcaaagtataaaaaagaataaaaatactcaaaataagttgagaaaacatgaataaatttaaaaaactctagttaaaaacttcttcttttcatactgaatttttgaaagataaaagattgaataataaataagaattaatttttattattatcaatgttTAATAAACTAccataaatcaaaaattaaatttaaaaaaactaaaagttttttttaaaaaaaactaaaaatcttttt from the Populus nigra chromosome 1, ddPopNigr1.1, whole genome shotgun sequence genome contains:
- the LOC133699265 gene encoding uncharacterized protein LOC133699265 isoform X1; translation: MAIFNTRTRIVFFCTLSLLVLFSPRLSFSSSIHDLLISKGLPAGLLPKEVKSYTLSEDGYLEVFLDGPCLTKYENRVFFESVVRANLTYRSLSGVVGLSQEELFLWLPVKDIIVDDPGSGLILFDIGVAHKQLSLSLFEDPPNCKPQGGELKNHARKEKGFAAVR
- the LOC133699265 gene encoding uncharacterized protein LOC133699265 isoform X2, with translation MAIFNTRTRIVFFCTLSLLVLFSPRLSFSSSIHDLLISKGLPAGLLPKEVKSYTLSEDGYLEVFLDGPCLTKYENRVFFESVVRANLTYRSLSGVVGLSQEELFLWLPVKDIIVDDPGSGLILFDIGVAHKQLSLSLFEDPPNCGELKNHARKEKGFAAVR